Within the Clostridium scatologenes genome, the region GACAGTTTCTCAAATATTATGTCAAATTTTACAACATTAATTATACTCAAATAGATGAAAGTTATAAAAAATATAGAAGCTAAATAATAATATTAAAGCAAATTGTACATAGGTTATATTTGCAATTGGTTTTAATTTTATACACTTATAGTGGTGTTAAAATTAAAAATAATATATAATTTGATTATGATTTTTGAAATGGAGTGAAAAAGCATGTTCAAAATTGGAGAGTTCTCAAAACTTACTCAAGTATCTGTAAGAATGCTACGTTATTACGATGAAACTGGCCTTTTGAAGCCTGCTGAAGTAAATAAATACACTGGATACCGAATGTATTCTTCAAAACAAATACCAACCTTAAATAAAATATTATTTTTAAGAGATACTGGTTTTACTGTTTTGGAAATTGACAATGCACTTAAACACTGGGATGCTGATTATATTGAAAAACAATTAAAAATAAAGGAAAAGGAAACTGAAGAAAATATAAACTTAGAAAATCAAAAATTATCAAAAATACGCACTGCAATGAGTGATATAAATAAAAAACAAATAGCAATCCACTGTAATGCAACATTAAAATCAATCCCCAGTTATGAAGTTCTTTCCTTAAGGAAAATTATTCCCAATTATTTTTGCGAAGGAAACTTATGGAAGGAACTATGTGACTATATAAGAACTGAAAAACTCAATATTTCAGAAAATAATTATAGCTTTGCCATTTACCATGATAAAGAATATAAAGATAAAGATGTGGATGTAGAGGTATGTATTATATCAAATCAAAAAGGAATAAATAGAGGTAACTTTACCTTTCATAAAACAGAGCCTTTAGAAAAAGTAGCTTGCTCAATGGTTTATGGTACTTATGAAAATATATCTCCTACTTATAAGTCTTTTGTACATTGGCTTGAAGAAAATAATCAATACGAAATCACAGGAATTAGCCGACAAGTATGTCATAAAGGTCCCTGGAATGAATCTGATCCTAATAAATACCTTACTGAAATACAAATTCCTGTTAAGTCAAGAGAAAAACTTTAACCTTCTTCTATTGACCCTCACACCGTGGTAGGTATTATTATTAATTCCAACGACATAAAAAAGAGGTGTATTTATATGAATGATAAAAATTACTATAATTTATTTCCTATTGGCAAAGTAACAAAACAAAATGATAAAAATGTAATATCAATTTATAAAAATTATTCAAGTGGACTTAAATTTTTATCCTTATTCAGTCATGCAATAATTTT harbors:
- a CDS encoding MerR family transcriptional regulator, yielding MFKIGEFSKLTQVSVRMLRYYDETGLLKPAEVNKYTGYRMYSSKQIPTLNKILFLRDTGFTVLEIDNALKHWDADYIEKQLKIKEKETEENINLENQKLSKIRTAMSDINKKQIAIHCNATLKSIPSYEVLSLRKIIPNYFCEGNLWKELCDYIRTEKLNISENNYSFAIYHDKEYKDKDVDVEVCIISNQKGINRGNFTFHKTEPLEKVACSMVYGTYENISPTYKSFVHWLEENNQYEITGISRQVCHKGPWNESDPNKYLTEIQIPVKSREKL